In a genomic window of Candidatus Thiothrix sulfatifontis:
- the era gene encoding GTPase Era, protein MTDTTPSTQRCGYVAIVGRPNVGKSTLMNLLIGFKVSATANKPQTTRHSIRGILTEDDYQMIFVDTPGIHRTSKSLLNKTINLEAVAALEGVDAVVMIVEVLKWQDEDDLVLQRLGHVTCPVFLVANKVDRLEKKERMLTWLPEVLKKYPFKEVFPLSATKGTNTQQLKATLAKVMPQQDWAYAEDDVTDQSTRFICGELIREQLMTYLYQEMPYSTAIEIETFEEKPHLTEINAVIWVSRENQKGIVIGHRGEALKRIGSSARIALEAFLERKVMLKLWVRVEENWENSPRHLQSLGISS, encoded by the coding sequence ATGACAGACACGACCCCTTCTACCCAACGTTGCGGCTATGTCGCCATTGTTGGTCGCCCGAACGTGGGCAAATCCACGCTGATGAACTTGTTGATTGGCTTCAAAGTATCCGCCACGGCTAACAAGCCGCAAACCACGCGCCACAGCATTCGCGGCATTTTGACCGAAGACGATTACCAAATGATTTTCGTGGATACGCCGGGGATTCACCGCACTTCTAAGAGCTTGCTCAACAAAACCATTAACCTCGAAGCGGTTGCCGCGTTGGAAGGTGTGGATGCGGTGGTGATGATTGTGGAAGTGCTCAAATGGCAGGATGAAGACGATTTGGTGTTGCAACGCTTGGGGCATGTGACTTGCCCGGTGTTTCTGGTTGCCAACAAAGTTGACCGCTTAGAGAAAAAAGAACGCATGTTGACCTGGTTGCCGGAGGTGTTGAAGAAATACCCGTTCAAGGAAGTGTTCCCGCTTTCCGCCACCAAAGGCACGAATACCCAACAGCTTAAAGCGACACTGGCGAAAGTCATGCCGCAACAGGATTGGGCATACGCCGAAGACGACGTGACCGATCAATCGACGCGCTTCATTTGCGGCGAGTTGATCCGCGAGCAGTTGATGACGTATTTGTATCAGGAAATGCCGTATTCCACCGCGATTGAAATCGAAACCTTTGAGGAAAAGCCGCACTTGACCGAGATTAATGCAGTGATTTGGGTGAGCCGTGAAAATCAAAAAGGCATTGTGATCGGGCATAGGGGTGAAGCGCTCAAACGCATTGGCAGTTCGGCACGGATTGCGCTGGAAGCGTTTCTGGAGCGTAAGGTGATGCTGAAGTTGTGGGTGCGGGTGGAAGAAAATTGGGAAAATAGTCCTCGGCATCTGCAAAGTTTGGGAATCAGCAGCTAA
- the rnc gene encoding ribonuclease III has translation MNKLTKLLGSELMATDTFVRAITHRSAEGKHNERMEFLGDSVLGLIITTELYQRMPRASEGYLSRLRASLVNENALAGIAVELTIGDFLRLGSGELKSGGFRRKSIIADAFEAIVGCIYLEQGMEAAKKFVLTAYGDRLDNLPAEDTLKDPKSRLQEFLQSRGHELPDYTLIDTQGEAHKQTFTAECVIPKLNIRTTGTSGSRRKAEQEAAGLAFQQVTAK, from the coding sequence TTGAACAAATTGACCAAGCTACTGGGTAGCGAATTGATGGCGACGGACACGTTTGTCCGCGCCATCACCCACCGCAGTGCGGAAGGGAAGCATAATGAGCGCATGGAGTTCCTTGGTGATAGCGTGCTTGGGCTAATTATCACCACGGAGCTTTATCAGCGAATGCCACGCGCCAGCGAAGGCTATTTGAGCCGCTTGCGTGCGTCATTGGTGAATGAAAATGCTCTTGCGGGGATTGCGGTGGAACTCACCATCGGTGATTTTCTGCGCTTAGGCTCAGGCGAACTGAAAAGTGGCGGTTTTCGGCGCAAATCCATTATTGCGGATGCATTTGAAGCGATTGTCGGCTGCATTTATTTGGAGCAGGGCATGGAGGCCGCCAAAAAGTTTGTGCTGACAGCCTACGGCGACCGACTGGATAATTTGCCTGCGGAAGACACCCTCAAAGACCCCAAAAGCCGCTTGCAAGAATTCCTGCAATCACGCGGGCATGAGTTGCCGGACTACACCCTGATTGATACGCAGGGCGAAGCACACAAACAAACCTTTACGGCAGAATGCGTTATCCCCAAACTTAATATCCGCACCACCGGCACGTCCGGTAGTCGCCGCAAGGCAGAGCAGGAAGCCGCCGGACTCGCATTTCAACAGGTAACAGCCAAATGA
- a CDS encoding DUF4845 domain-containing protein yields MRKQQGATFLTWVAGVGLVIFAFITGVKLIPLYMEFYTVRSLVDRVAQESSSKSSLQQIRRKVDDYTNVNGLNSLSSKDFQVVAVEGKNNVKALEIYYEIRKPWVGNIDFLLSFNYSKELGAADDT; encoded by the coding sequence ATGCGCAAGCAACAAGGTGCAACATTTTTAACATGGGTCGCAGGTGTCGGCTTGGTGATTTTTGCGTTCATTACCGGCGTGAAACTCATACCGTTGTACATGGAGTTTTATACCGTGCGTTCATTGGTGGATCGCGTGGCGCAAGAGTCGTCGAGCAAAAGTTCGCTGCAACAAATTCGCCGCAAGGTCGATGATTATACCAATGTAAATGGCTTGAATTCTTTGTCATCTAAGGATTTTCAAGTGGTGGCGGTAGAGGGCAAGAACAATGTCAAGGCACTTGAAATATATTATGAAATACGTAAGCCTTGGGTGGGTAATATTGATTTCTTGCTGAGCTTTAACTATTCCAAAGAGCTGGGAGCGGCTGACGATACTTGA
- the lepB gene encoding signal peptidase I: MDFDLEFWLVTATAVTGIIWLLYALFSKKKAAEHEPVLLEYARSFFPVLLAVLLLRSFVAEPFRIPSGSMLPTLEIGDFILVNKFAYGLRLPVLHTKILEVGEPQRGDVVVFRYPDNPSIDYIKRLVGVPGDVVSWNDKTLIINGVELNRTLQGDYIRPDQRTPPSIHLKEDLLGVTHDILVTPGRVGPTGSQTIPAGHYLMMGDNRDNSNDGRMWGLVPEANVVGKATLVWMHMNWGGDGFNFSRIGNKMQ; this comes from the coding sequence ATGGATTTTGATCTGGAGTTTTGGTTAGTCACCGCGACGGCTGTGACTGGTATTATTTGGTTGCTATACGCACTGTTCAGCAAGAAAAAAGCGGCGGAGCATGAGCCGGTATTATTGGAATACGCGCGTTCGTTTTTTCCGGTATTGCTGGCGGTATTATTGCTGCGCTCGTTTGTGGCAGAACCGTTTCGGATTCCTTCGGGGTCGATGTTACCGACCTTGGAAATTGGCGATTTTATTCTGGTAAATAAATTTGCGTATGGTTTGCGCTTGCCGGTATTACACACCAAAATTTTGGAGGTGGGGGAGCCGCAGCGTGGTGATGTGGTGGTGTTCCGTTACCCTGATAACCCGTCGATTGATTACATTAAGCGCTTGGTGGGCGTGCCGGGTGATGTGGTCAGTTGGAACGACAAGACTTTGATTATAAACGGTGTTGAGCTAAACCGTACTTTGCAGGGGGACTATATTCGCCCGGATCAAAGAACCCCGCCGTCAATTCATCTGAAAGAAGATTTGCTGGGTGTGACGCATGATATATTGGTAACGCCCGGTCGCGTCGGTCCCACGGGTTCACAGACTATTCCCGCTGGTCATTATCTGATGATGGGTGACAACCGTGATAACAGCAATGACGGTCGCATGTGGGGTTTAGTGCCTGAGGCTAACGTCGTTGGCAAAGCGACGTTGGTGTGGATGCACATGAACTGGGGCGGTGATGGTTTCAACTTCTCGCGGATCGGTAATAAAATGCAATAG